One stretch of Amycolatopsis sp. NBC_00345 DNA includes these proteins:
- a CDS encoding SDR family NAD(P)-dependent oxidoreductase: MSEPTAAPGTWALVTGSTSGIGRATALTLAEDGYSIVVTGRDAARAAETRKLIESAGGRAVDLVADLSDPESVRGLIARTRAAIDGPLDVLVNNAGGGGFAPTESTPEEMFDAAFTTHVKAPFLLTGAFAPEMAGRGRGAIVNVGSLSTTMAASGTSAFQASKAALSMLTKSWTAEYGPRGVRVNSVDPGYVLTPVNEAIRDSYGGYLASVPAGRGGRPEEVAEAIRFLVSPRASYIQGVALTVDGGKTSVVAM; the protein is encoded by the coding sequence ATGAGCGAGCCGACGGCCGCACCGGGCACGTGGGCACTGGTCACGGGCTCGACCAGCGGGATCGGGCGGGCGACCGCCCTGACGCTCGCCGAGGACGGCTATTCCATCGTCGTCACCGGGCGGGACGCGGCCCGGGCGGCGGAGACCCGCAAGCTGATCGAGTCCGCCGGCGGCCGGGCCGTCGACCTCGTCGCCGACCTCAGCGACCCGGAGTCGGTACGCGGGCTGATCGCGCGGACGCGGGCCGCCATCGACGGGCCGCTCGACGTCCTGGTCAACAACGCCGGCGGCGGCGGATTCGCCCCCACGGAGTCGACGCCCGAGGAAATGTTCGACGCCGCCTTCACCACGCACGTCAAAGCGCCGTTCCTCCTGACCGGCGCGTTCGCCCCGGAGATGGCCGGCCGCGGCCGGGGGGCCATCGTCAACGTCGGCAGCCTCAGCACCACCATGGCCGCCTCGGGCACGAGCGCCTTCCAAGCCTCCAAGGCCGCGCTGAGCATGCTGACCAAGTCGTGGACCGCGGAGTACGGGCCCCGTGGCGTCCGCGTCAACTCGGTCGACCCGGGTTACGTGCTCACCCCGGTCAACGAGGCGATCCGCGACAGCTACGGCGGCTATCTCGCGTCCGTGCCCGCCGGCCGGGGCGGCCGGCCCGAAGAGGTCGCCGAGGCGATCCGCTTTCTCGTGTCACCACGGGCTTCCTACATCCAGGGTGTCGCCCTCACTGTCGACGGCGGCAAGACCTCCGTCGTCGCCATGTGA
- a CDS encoding DMT family transporter, with protein sequence MTTTRLSPRPAPIGPISALTDRFDPRLLAAAGGLCIALSSVFIKESGTSGATSAFWRCLLSLPLLAVLARWERRRAGARPKIMLPLLAGGGLGLDFVLWGEAIPRVGAGIATVLLAVQVIIVPALAFAFLAERPGRRFLLTVPVLLGGIVLAGGFIGTAAIGADPLTGAVAALVAGAGYAAYLLLIRLSSSPGTQVQTLLLATLSAGTVAVVLGVPFHRLDLAPGWPALGWLACLAVVGQLVGWLLIAAALPRMTATLGATLMLLQPIGAVLFGIVLLGETPSVLQLIGCAVVLAAVCFAGAGRRVSRE encoded by the coding sequence GTGACCACGACCAGGCTCTCGCCGCGCCCTGCCCCGATCGGCCCGATCTCCGCGCTCACCGACCGGTTCGACCCGCGGCTGCTCGCCGCCGCGGGCGGTCTGTGCATCGCGCTGTCCTCGGTGTTCATCAAGGAGTCCGGGACCAGCGGGGCGACCAGCGCGTTCTGGCGCTGCCTGCTCTCGCTGCCGCTGCTCGCCGTGCTCGCCCGGTGGGAGCGGCGGCGCGCCGGCGCGCGGCCCAAGATCATGCTGCCGCTGCTGGCCGGCGGCGGCCTCGGCCTGGACTTCGTGCTGTGGGGCGAGGCGATCCCGCGCGTCGGGGCCGGGATCGCGACGGTGCTGCTGGCCGTCCAGGTGATCATCGTGCCGGCGCTGGCGTTCGCCTTCCTCGCCGAACGCCCCGGCCGCCGGTTCCTGCTCACCGTGCCGGTGCTGCTCGGCGGCATCGTGCTGGCGGGCGGGTTCATCGGCACCGCCGCCATCGGCGCGGACCCGCTGACCGGCGCGGTCGCGGCGCTGGTCGCCGGGGCCGGCTACGCCGCGTACCTGCTGCTGATCCGGCTCAGCAGCAGCCCGGGCACCCAGGTCCAGACCCTGTTGCTGGCAACGCTTTCGGCCGGCACCGTCGCGGTCGTGCTGGGGGTGCCGTTCCACCGGCTCGATCTGGCGCCCGGCTGGCCCGCGCTCGGCTGGCTCGCCTGCCTCGCCGTGGTCGGCCAGCTCGTCGGCTGGCTGCTCATCGCCGCGGCGCTGCCCCGGATGACCGCCACGCTCGGCGCGACGCTGATGCTGCTGCAGCCGATCGGCGCGGTGCTGTTCGGCATCGTGCTCCTCGGCGAGACGCCCAGCGTGCTGCAGCTGATCGGCTGCGCGGTGGTCCTTGCCGCCGTCTGCTTCGCCGGCGCGGGCCGCCGCGTTTCCCGGGAATGA
- a CDS encoding DMT family transporter, whose product MLSRAGLGWGLLGVAAFSFTVPFTRVAVAGGGMSPLFTGSARAAIAALLAAAALLITRQRPPRGRQWARTAIVAGGVVVGFPLLTSFALTSAPAGHSAVVIALLPAATAVTAVLRGRERPPVSFWVMAAVGAAVAIGFAAAQGGGFGGLHWSDLLLFGAVLAAAIGYAEGGLLARELGAWQTVSWALVLAAPLMAGLTAVSIVQRPPSGTPAGWAAFGYLAVVSMFLGFFAWYRGLAIGPMARVSQVQLVQPVLTISWAALLLHEQLAWPTVLGGVAVVVCAGTAVRARAGRAR is encoded by the coding sequence GTGCTATCACGTGCCGGGCTCGGCTGGGGACTGCTGGGCGTCGCGGCGTTCTCTTTCACCGTGCCGTTCACCCGCGTCGCCGTGGCGGGCGGCGGGATGTCGCCGCTGTTCACCGGTTCGGCCCGCGCGGCCATCGCCGCGCTACTCGCCGCGGCCGCGCTGCTGATCACCCGGCAGCGCCCGCCCCGGGGCCGCCAGTGGGCCCGCACGGCGATCGTCGCGGGCGGGGTGGTGGTCGGTTTCCCGCTCCTCACGTCCTTCGCGCTCACCTCGGCGCCGGCCGGCCACAGCGCGGTCGTGATCGCGCTCCTGCCCGCCGCGACCGCGGTGACGGCGGTGCTCCGCGGGCGCGAACGGCCGCCGGTTTCGTTCTGGGTGATGGCGGCCGTGGGCGCGGCCGTGGCCATCGGGTTCGCCGCGGCGCAGGGCGGCGGGTTCGGCGGGCTGCACTGGTCCGACCTGCTGCTGTTCGGCGCGGTCCTCGCGGCCGCGATCGGCTACGCGGAGGGCGGGCTGCTGGCCCGTGAGCTGGGCGCCTGGCAGACCGTGTCCTGGGCGCTGGTGCTCGCGGCGCCGCTGATGGCCGGGCTCACCGCGGTCTCGATCGTCCAGCGGCCCCCGAGCGGCACCCCGGCCGGCTGGGCGGCGTTCGGCTACCTGGCGGTGGTGAGCATGTTCCTCGGCTTCTTCGCCTGGTACCGAGGGCTGGCGATCGGCCCGATGGCGCGGGTCAGCCAGGTCCAGCTCGTGCAGCCGGTGCTGACCATCAGCTGGGCCGCACTGCTGCTGCACGAACAGCTGGCCTGGCCGACCGTGCTCGGCGGCGTCGCCGTGGTCGTCTGCGCCGGGACCGCGGTGCGCGCCCGGGCCGGACGGGCGCGGTGA
- a CDS encoding LysR substrate-binding domain-containing protein — translation MFSLDRMRALHAVAQHGSVAAAAAALHVTPSGVSQQLAKLEREAGQELLEPRGRGVRLTRAGQVLAAHAEKVLAQLAEARSDLELLREDALGPLRIGAIPTTVHALLPPALATLAAQHPRLEVTLREGEAEKTLPQVLVGDLDLAIMESWADRPTVLPPGTTQITLFSDVADLALPAGHRLAHRRAVDLAEVGDVPWIAWTAGTGCYEWLVQVLRKQGLDPRISCTVGGYPTQLALVAGNAGAALVPRLARESVPEGVRILTTRPVLPRTILAVCRAGEEDHGGVRAALDALRAASARFEGAASPTR, via the coding sequence GTGTTCAGTCTTGATCGGATGCGGGCGCTGCACGCCGTCGCCCAGCACGGCTCGGTCGCCGCGGCGGCCGCGGCGCTGCACGTCACGCCGTCGGGCGTCTCGCAGCAGCTCGCCAAGCTCGAACGCGAGGCCGGGCAGGAGCTGCTGGAGCCGCGCGGCCGGGGCGTCCGGCTGACCCGCGCCGGCCAGGTGCTGGCCGCGCACGCGGAGAAGGTGCTGGCCCAGCTCGCGGAGGCGCGCTCGGATCTGGAGCTGCTGCGTGAGGACGCGCTCGGGCCGTTGCGGATCGGCGCGATCCCGACCACGGTCCATGCGCTGCTGCCCCCGGCGCTGGCCACGCTCGCCGCCCAGCACCCGCGCCTGGAGGTGACGTTGCGCGAGGGCGAGGCGGAAAAGACGCTGCCGCAGGTGCTGGTGGGCGACCTGGACCTCGCGATCATGGAGAGCTGGGCGGACCGGCCGACCGTGCTGCCGCCGGGAACCACCCAGATCACGCTGTTCTCCGACGTCGCGGACCTCGCGCTGCCCGCCGGGCACCGGCTCGCGCACCGCCGCGCGGTGGACCTCGCCGAGGTCGGCGACGTGCCGTGGATCGCCTGGACCGCGGGCACCGGCTGTTACGAATGGCTGGTGCAGGTCCTGCGCAAGCAGGGCCTCGACCCCCGGATCAGCTGCACCGTGGGCGGGTACCCGACGCAGCTCGCGCTGGTCGCGGGCAACGCCGGGGCGGCGCTGGTGCCGCGGCTGGCGCGCGAGTCCGTGCCCGAGGGTGTCCGGATCCTCACCACCCGCCCCGTGCTGCCGCGCACGATCCTCGCGGTCTGCCGCGCGGGAGAAGAGGACCACGGCGGCGTCCGCGCGGCACTGGACGCGCTGCGCGCCGCCTCCGCCCGGTTCGAAGGCGCCGCGTCACCGACTCGGTGA
- a CDS encoding aminotransferase-like domain-containing protein, with protein sequence MSDDSSSRIVAGLREWLATAPPGARVPSTRALVAQYGASPVTVQKALSRLAAHGVVESRPGVGTFVRAARTARPNDYGWQTAALGSPNHRIPDQPAALQTVSNDMIALHSGYPDRELLPDRLVRAAFTRAARSDSPVDRPSTAGLPALQAWFAAELESATPAGTSPVTPGDVVVIPGSQGGLSTAFRALAGAGRPLLVESPTYWGAILAAAQVGVDLVPVPSGPGGPDPEALSRLFEQSGARALYAQPSFASPTGALWSPELTGRVLEVVRHHGAFLIEDDAAHDFGITADPRPVAALDDGGHVVYLRSLSKSVSPAVRVAALIARGPARKRILADTQAESMYVSGVLQAVALDVVTQPAWRTHLRRLRHQLKARRDLLATSLGEHAPGARLDALPQGGLNLWVRLPDTVDLGRFLADCTAAGVVIGPGGEWFPAEPTGQFIRLNYAGPNPGAFPDGARAIGRALERAAER encoded by the coding sequence ATGTCAGACGATAGCAGCTCGCGGATTGTCGCGGGACTCCGCGAATGGCTCGCGACGGCCCCGCCGGGCGCGCGGGTGCCGTCCACGCGGGCATTGGTCGCCCAATACGGCGCCAGCCCGGTGACCGTGCAGAAGGCGTTGAGCCGCCTGGCCGCCCACGGCGTGGTGGAGAGCCGCCCGGGCGTGGGCACGTTCGTCCGCGCCGCCCGGACCGCGCGCCCGAACGACTACGGCTGGCAGACCGCCGCGCTCGGCTCGCCGAACCACCGGATCCCGGACCAGCCCGCCGCGCTGCAGACCGTCTCGAACGACATGATCGCGTTGCACTCGGGCTATCCCGACCGCGAGCTCCTGCCGGATCGCCTGGTGCGCGCGGCGTTCACCCGCGCGGCCCGCTCCGACTCACCGGTCGACCGGCCCTCGACGGCGGGGCTGCCGGCGCTGCAGGCCTGGTTCGCGGCGGAGCTGGAGTCGGCGACCCCGGCCGGGACGTCGCCGGTCACCCCCGGCGACGTGGTGGTCATCCCCGGCAGCCAGGGCGGGCTGAGCACCGCGTTCCGCGCGCTCGCCGGGGCGGGGCGGCCGTTGCTGGTGGAGTCGCCGACGTACTGGGGCGCGATCCTGGCCGCCGCACAGGTCGGCGTGGACCTCGTCCCGGTGCCCAGCGGGCCCGGCGGCCCCGATCCCGAAGCGCTGTCCCGGTTGTTCGAGCAGTCCGGCGCGCGGGCCCTCTACGCGCAGCCGAGTTTCGCCAGCCCGACCGGCGCGCTGTGGTCACCCGAGCTGACCGGCCGGGTGCTGGAAGTGGTGCGGCACCACGGCGCGTTCCTGATCGAGGACGACGCGGCGCACGACTTCGGCATCACCGCCGACCCGCGCCCGGTCGCCGCGCTGGACGACGGCGGGCACGTGGTCTACCTCCGCTCGCTGAGCAAGAGCGTCTCCCCGGCGGTCCGGGTGGCCGCGCTGATCGCCCGCGGCCCGGCGCGCAAGCGGATCCTCGCCGACACCCAGGCGGAATCGATGTACGTCAGCGGGGTGCTGCAGGCGGTCGCGCTCGACGTCGTCACCCAGCCCGCCTGGCGGACCCACCTGCGCCGGCTCCGCCACCAGCTCAAGGCGCGCCGGGACCTCCTCGCCACCAGCCTCGGCGAGCACGCGCCCGGCGCCCGGCTGGACGCGCTGCCCCAGGGCGGCCTGAACCTCTGGGTGCGCCTGCCGGACACCGTGGACCTCGGGCGCTTCCTGGCGGACTGCACCGCGGCCGGGGTGGTGATCGGGCCGGGCGGCGAATGGTTCCCGGCCGAGCCGACCGGGCAGTTCATCCGGCTCAACTACGCGGGCCCGAACCCCGGCGCGTTCCCGGACGGGGCGCGCGCGATCGGCCGCGCGCTCGAACGGGCCGCTGAGCGGTGA
- a CDS encoding FAD-dependent oxidoreductase — protein MAFAITQTCCNDASCVAVCPVNCIHPTPDEPDFGTTDMLYVDPRACIDCGACADACPVDAIFPVDSLTAPLKAYAGVNAAYYTEQDREAAADPAPNFHAWGPPVFSRSIPSDFAPLDVAVVGTGPAGMYAVEDLLLHTNSRVTLIDRLPVAGGLVRYGVAPDHPSTKKIGETFARFHSHPRLRLRLGVEVGRDVTAEELAARHDAVIYAVGASAARSLGIPGEDLPGSVAATTVVRWYNGHPDVAADVLDLSDERVLVVGNGNVALDVARILTADPASLAGTSISPAALARLRTSKVREVVLLARRGPEAAAYTRPELLALTGQDEVELVVDAHDPRTGEAIDAATAGDKASLLQGVTRESVDWSAPPAHGRRRIVLRFHSAPLEILGDAQVRGTRVTAAAGTEEIAAGQVVRAVGYRGIPLAGLPFDEATGTIPNSAGRVEGLPGAYVVGWIKRGPSGGIGANKACAAETVATLLADAVDGRISRRSPGLLSRLRRRS, from the coding sequence ATGGCCTTCGCGATCACGCAGACCTGCTGCAACGACGCCTCGTGCGTCGCGGTGTGCCCGGTCAACTGCATCCACCCGACGCCGGACGAGCCGGACTTCGGCACCACCGACATGCTCTACGTCGACCCGCGCGCCTGCATCGACTGCGGCGCGTGCGCCGACGCGTGCCCGGTCGACGCGATCTTCCCGGTGGACAGCCTGACCGCGCCGCTGAAGGCCTACGCCGGGGTCAACGCCGCGTACTACACGGAGCAAGACCGTGAAGCGGCCGCCGACCCGGCGCCGAACTTCCACGCCTGGGGCCCGCCGGTGTTCAGCCGCAGCATCCCGAGCGACTTCGCGCCGCTGGACGTCGCGGTGGTCGGCACCGGCCCGGCCGGTATGTACGCGGTCGAGGACCTGTTGCTGCACACCAATTCCCGGGTCACGCTGATCGACCGCCTGCCGGTCGCGGGCGGGCTCGTGCGCTACGGCGTCGCGCCCGACCACCCGTCGACGAAGAAGATCGGCGAGACCTTCGCGCGCTTCCACAGCCACCCGCGGCTGCGCCTGCGCCTGGGCGTCGAGGTGGGCCGGGACGTCACCGCGGAGGAGCTGGCCGCGCGGCACGACGCGGTGATCTACGCGGTCGGCGCCTCGGCCGCCCGCTCGCTCGGCATCCCCGGCGAGGACCTGCCGGGCAGCGTCGCCGCGACCACCGTGGTGCGCTGGTACAACGGCCATCCCGACGTCGCGGCCGACGTGCTCGACCTGTCGGACGAGCGGGTCCTGGTGGTGGGCAACGGAAACGTGGCGCTGGACGTGGCCAGGATCCTGACCGCCGACCCGGCCTCGCTGGCGGGCACCTCGATCTCGCCGGCCGCCTTGGCGCGGTTGCGGACGAGCAAGGTGCGGGAGGTCGTCCTGCTCGCGCGCCGCGGGCCGGAAGCCGCCGCGTACACCCGGCCCGAGCTGCTCGCGCTGACCGGGCAGGACGAGGTCGAGCTGGTGGTCGACGCACACGACCCGCGTACCGGCGAGGCCATCGACGCCGCGACGGCCGGCGACAAGGCGAGCCTGCTCCAGGGCGTCACGCGGGAATCCGTCGACTGGTCGGCGCCGCCCGCGCACGGACGGCGTCGCATCGTGCTCCGGTTCCACTCCGCGCCGCTGGAGATCCTCGGTGACGCGCAGGTGCGCGGCACCCGGGTCACCGCCGCTGCCGGAACCGAGGAGATCGCCGCCGGGCAGGTCGTCCGCGCGGTCGGCTACCGCGGGATTCCGTTGGCGGGCCTGCCTTTCGACGAAGCCACCGGCACCATCCCGAACTCCGCCGGCCGCGTCGAAGGACTGCCGGGCGCGTACGTCGTCGGCTGGATCAAGCGCGGCCCCAGCGGTGGTATCGGCGCGAACAAGGCCTGCGCCGCCGAAACGGTCGCCACCCTGCTGGCCGACGCGGTCGACGGCCGGATCTCCCGCCGTTCACCGGGTTTGCTGTCGCGGCTGCGCCGGCGGTCCTGA